Proteins from a single region of bacterium:
- a CDS encoding ketoacyl-ACP synthase III: protein MGNIVIAGTGSFLPSFILTNNDMEMMVDTSDEWIITRTGIKERRICPKNMASSDMGTEAAKDACKDAGIYPDDIDFIICATISPDKFFPSTACLIQAKLGIKDIPAFDISAACSGFIFGLEIASNLIAGGSYKTGLVIASECMSRLTDYTDRSTCVLLGDGAGAAIVKASEDKGIMGSYISSDGSYGDILNAPAGGSARPASFDTVEKRMHFMKMEGAVLFKIAIETMCEAIHKLLKRFNLRKEDISLVIPHQANLRIINGVAKGMGMPPEKFYVNIEKYGNMSAACIPVALDEASKKGLLKKGDILVTVAFGGGLTWGANLIKWTK, encoded by the coding sequence ATGGGAAATATAGTAATTGCAGGGACAGGTTCTTTTTTACCCTCTTTTATACTTACTAATAATGATATGGAAATGATGGTTGATACAAGTGATGAATGGATTATTACAAGAACTGGTATAAAAGAAAGAAGAATATGTCCTAAAAATATGGCTTCTTCAGATATGGGAACTGAAGCTGCAAAAGATGCATGTAAAGATGCGGGTATTTATCCTGATGATATTGATTTTATTATCTGTGCTACTATAAGTCCTGATAAGTTTTTTCCCTCAACTGCCTGTTTGATTCAGGCAAAATTAGGGATTAAAGATATTCCTGCCTTTGATATCTCTGCTGCCTGCTCTGGTTTTATATTTGGATTGGAGATAGCAAGCAATCTAATAGCAGGAGGAAGTTATAAAACAGGTCTTGTTATTGCTTCAGAATGCATGAGTCGCCTTACAGATTATACAGATAGAAGTACATGTGTATTGTTAGGCGATGGAGCAGGAGCTGCTATAGTTAAAGCATCCGAAGATAAAGGAATAATGGGCTCCTACATCTCCTCCGATGGCAGTTACGGAGATATATTAAACGCACCTGCAGGTGGTTCAGCAAGACCTGCTTCATTTGATACGGTTGAAAAAAGAATGCATTTTATGAAAATGGAAGGAGCAGTTCTTTTCAAAATAGCAATAGAGACAATGTGCGAAGCAATACACAAACTCCTTAAAAGATTCAACTTAAGAAAGGAAGATATATCTCTTGTTATACCCCATCAAGCAAATCTTCGTATTATAAATGGTGTTGCTAAAGGTATGGGTATGCCACCTGAAAAATTTTATGTAAATATTGAAAAATATGGCAATATGTCCGCTGCCTGTATACCTGTAGCTCTTGATGAAGCATCAAAAAAAGGATTACTTAAGAAGGGAGATATTTTAGTCACAGTGGCTTTTGGCGGTGGTCTTACATGGGGAGCAAATCTTATAAAATGGACAAAATAA